The Gopherus flavomarginatus isolate rGopFla2 chromosome 20, rGopFla2.mat.asm, whole genome shotgun sequence region TCAGGATTTCCTTCTTGACACTTGGCTCGTGGCAGCGAGAGTGGAGAAATCTCAGCAAGTCAGTGTCAGATCTCTTGCACCATCACTGAGTGGAGGAAATTGAGACACTTGACTTAACCACGCAGATATTATCTTTCACCAGCCTgctcttttttttctctccaccaGCTGGGCAGAATGAAGCTGTTAGTTTGTATCTTCTTGGcctctcttgctgctgctgctactgcacatCTACACACAGACCCGACGCTGGATAACCACTGGGAGCTCTGGAAGAAAACCTATGGCAAGCAATACAGCCACAAGGTAGGCTCTGTGCAACTGTGGGGTTAAAGTGGAGGAGGGGGATTTCTGTCACCATCTCCCCTCAGGTCAGCAGGTATCTGGGATCTTAGCATGCCAGCCCTATGCCAGCTCTCACTGAGAACGCAGCCTCCTGCTCTTCTCCTGGAGATTGCAAAGCTCTCTCTGCTTTCAGAAGTGTATTCAGTTTTAATGAACATTGGGCCCTGTATGTACCTCCAACTTGCCTAAACCATCCCGGGGTTTAGCTGATTTCTTAAAGCGTGTTTTGTTTGGGATATATTAGAGCCAGATGAGATTGTTCATAAaactcttattttatttatttatttatttattgtggaaAAACACAGACTCTGGTTGACAGAAACAATTGGGGAATTTGGCTCAATTTTGGCAATTTTTTTcgatcaaataaaaaaaaaataagatggaAGGGTGGGAAAAAATGGTTCATTTCAGCATTTAATAAATGAACTGTTTTGACTTTCCTTTTGGAAAGCCATTTTGTGTTGGCATTTCCCTCCGTTCTATTAACAATAACGAAATAAACAGGTTTTAAAAGCCGCAAATTGAAACAAAACGTTTGACCCAAATCCAAAAATCTTCAACTCATTTTCAAAACATTGTTTGGTTTGGCTACAAGGTGTCATCGCTGTCCTGGTGGCAATTACATTCTGCCAGGCTATAATTCCCCCATATGATTTAACTGGATTCAGTGTGATTCTTCTCTTTTTGTCCTACCctgttgtgtagtgttgctgtgtgctgtcaaAAAGTTGCTGCACACCACCCCAGAACTGGCCACATTTTGAGGCTGGGGAAAGACTCGGTCTTGCCATGCTTAATGTTTTAAGACTCCCCTTGATTTCCCAGGAAGTTTTGCTTCAGTGAGTGTTGAGCGGGCAACGTTTTTGCAAACCCCTATGACAAAGCGTAATGCCGTACTGCTCACCCAAgcgttacattttcaaacaagaccCTTTCTGCTTTCCCCCTgcatgcttgggaggagctctGGGACCAATCAGTAAAGCTCCTTCAAGTCATTACCCACCTTCagatccctcctcaaaactctcctttgtacTGTGAAGCCTACAAAAACTTGCTGGATAGCTCCCTGGTGCGTTGGGACCACTGCTGATCATACTGACCCAGTGTTATCTCATTCCTTCCCTGACCCCCCATTGCCCAGTCTGTATCATAGAATCagggaatatcagggttggaagggacctcaggacgtatctagtccaaccccctgctcaaagcaggaccaatctccaactaaatcatcccagccagggcttcgtcaagctgggccttaaaaactcctaaggaaggagattccaccacctccctagggaacccattccagtgcttcaccaccctcctagtgaaaaagtttttcctaatatccaacctaaacctcccccactgcaacttgagaccattgctccttgttctgtcatctgccaccattgagaacagtctagatccatcctctttggaatcccctttcaggtagttgaaagcaactatcaaattctgcctcattcttctcttctgcaaactaaacaatcccagttccctcagcctctcctcatcaatcatttttgttgccctctgctggactctttccaatttttccacatcctccttgtagtgtggggcccaaaactggacacaggactccagatgaggcctcaccaatgtcgaatagaggggaatgatcatgtccctctatctgctggcaatgcccctacttatacagcccaaaatgccgttagccactttggcagcaagggcacactattgactcatatccaggttctcatcagggccgcccagagggtgggatatttgccccaggccctctgaatcctctgagtggccctgcttctcgtccactgtaacccctaggttcttttctgcagaactgctgcctagccgctcggtccctagtctgtaacagtgagtgggattcttccatcctaagtgcaggactctgcacttgttctggttgaacctcatcagatttcttttggccaaatcctttaatttgtctaggtccctctgtatcctatcccttccctccagtgtatctaccactcctcccagtttagtgtcatcagcaaacttgctgagggtgcaatccatgccatcatccagatcattcatgaagatattgaacaaaaccagccccaggactgacccttgcggcattctgcttgataccagctgccaactagacatggagtcatggatcactacccgttgagcccgatgatctagccagctttctatccaccttatagtccaatcgtccagcccatacttctttaacttgctggcaagaatactgtgggttCCTGAGGGATAAAAAAGCGCTGTGGAACTATAACTCATTTATACTGCAGATGGTTTCCTCTGGGATACTGCATAGTAAGCTGGGGGCTGTGCTTTGGTTCTAGAAAGAGGAAGGGGAACGGCGCGTGACCTGGGAAAAGAACCTCAAGCTTGTTATGCTGCATAATCTCGAGCACTCACTGGGGCTGCATTCCTATGAGCTGGGCATGAACCACCTGGCAGACAtggtaagttaaaaaaatatcGCTACAGACCAAGTGACTGGGCATCTGGGAATTATCTGTATTTCCCTGGGGGCGTCGTGACCAAAGAATGTAACTGAATCAGGGGCAGAATAAGCTCCGGCCACTCCAGGGTCAGGATGAGTCCTGCAGAGGTCGGCCCACAAACTACAGCGCCCCTGTGCGTCCTCCAGCAGCAATTTACCCCATCACTGCTCCCGAGAGCTGTGCAAATCTTTGTTCTACTTACTtgggttgggggtgtgtgtgggaaatCTGCCATCAGGGGGGTAGTCCTGATTTTTtaagtgcaggtactccatcccCTGCTAGCCCGCTGCTGGTGtgaccctcttcccccagcatgttTCTGTGTCAAATGGCATCCTCCAAGCAGTGTGACCTTGCACATACAGTGCATGTGAGCTCAAAGGTGTGGGAATTCCATTCCCACAGGGTTCCTGCTTCTCTACCTTACTGTGTCTGCCACCCTCCCTTACCCCCATGAGAAATGTCACATGTGGAATAACACACAACTTGTCTGCTAGGCCATTGCAGGTTAAAGTTGTTCCTTTAACTGAAATTGCAGGGGACTGTGCCTCAGATCCTGTTACTGCCAACGCTAAGCATTCAGAATGTAGGAGTCAGGTGCCTAAAATCATGTGGGGGTTAAAAAttctgggatttaaaaaaaagtctaagtCTGGGGgctctttttatttgcctctggGTTTTGCGCTTTTAAGGGTTATGTTTTCCTGCAATTCTCCACagatggaaacaaaaaaaaaatgctgaaattcTTGTGCAATCTCACAACTGCCTCCCCTCCACATTGgtgctttaaggaaaacaccagATATTGTGACACTTTCAATAAAATCAAGAGACTTGGCAATGCTGGTGCTCCTGGGTAGAGCTATgtgaagaaaagatttttttggtttagtggctgaaaaatcaatcaatcaaaagTTAGTTTCAGATGGACCTGAAATGGCAATggtgaaatgaaaaaaagatgAAATCAATTCATTTAGGGTTGGACAACACGATTAGTTTAGTTTTCTAGAttgttttaccttttaaaaaaagaaataaatgaacTGGCAGTAAAACTTGAACTGAATTGAATTTTGAATCCAAACATTTGGGctagttttgaatttttttttcccagctgAAACAATTTTGCAAATTCAAGGTGAGTTCACGCAATGTTTCAATCGATCCAAATATGCATATTTCAgacaaaaaacatttatttttgtctgaAAACTTTACAACAGCACTAGTCCTGAGTTCGATCCCCAGCTATGTCCTGGGGGAGGAGGATTAGCACATGGAGAATCACAGAATCCAGAGTTCCCGCCAAACAAAGCTACAGCATGGGCTGATCCCCAGCATTCAGGTGTGCTCATATTTTTCACTGATTTTTCACTGCATAAAGGAAAACACTGTATCAATGAACAAGAGTTGAACCTAAGCTACAGTTTGTATCTGAATATCCCCAGTGTTCGGGGCCAGTCTGTACATCGAAGGGGACGTCAGTCTGAATGGGTGTGTGTGTTCTTTTAACTAGACCAGCGAGGAAGTGGTTGCTTTATTAACTGGAGTGAAAGTTCCCCACCGATCTGACCGGAATTCCACCTACAGGCCTCGCCCTGGCAGCAAAGTGCCTGACTCCATGGACTGGAGGGACAAGGGATGTGTTACAGATGTGAAGTATCAGGTGAGAAGCTCAATCTGTTCCCCTCCTGACATGGGTGCCCATCACAGCAGTGGCTGAGCGCATCTCTCTGGTTTTTCAGGGGTTCTGTGGCTCCTCCTGGGCTTTCAGTGCTGTTGGTGCCCTAGAAGCTCAGGTGAAACTGAAAACTGGAAAACTGGTGTCTCTCAGCACACAGAACCTAATCGACTGTTCCAAAGCATATGGGAACTACGGCTGCCTGGACGGATATATACCCAGAGCCTTCCAGTACATCATCGATAATAACGGCATTGATTCAGATGCTTCCTATCCATACACAGCTCAGGTGGGTATCCAAGTTtcagacagacacagagagagtctgtctacactgcacactaagcctgggttctgactcaggtttgaaccCAGGCtccccttccatccacacacaaatcagtctgattcACATCAGCAAGCACTCAAGCCCGAGGTTCTAGGACTCTGCTGAGAGAATGGGTCAGAGTCCAAGTCCTGCTGTGACTTGGGTCTAAACCATGTCATTTTGCAGTATGGACGCTGCTGAAGCCGCAGACCGAAGTCAGAAAGTCTGCATGGTGCAGTTAGCATGGCTGAGAGATCTGGATCCAGCAagtgtaaacccaggtttacaatgcagtgtggatgctcaaacctgggcttggaaacactgggtatgtctacactgcaatgtaagcacagggtttgaactcaggctcaagcctcatctcccttccatctacacaGAAATGGAGATAATCGAGGGCTTGGACGCAGGAAGGTGCAAGCCTGGGTCAAGCTGGGACTCGGGGTTCAAGCCCTATTGGTTTGCAGCACAGACGCAGCCCCACTGTATTTATGCTCTGGGAGTCCacccaaagtgtctcacaatccCACATTTTTTGTCCTCTGTccagtcaagtttggtggacagtcaagaTTTCCCATGGTGCACTGTGAACAAAGGGCTGGAGCGGCCACATTTTGTGAGGGTGCTAGGAAGTGTGGGATACAGTGCTTGGACTCTGCCCTGCATAACGCAGTGTAGACGgtggagccccaggttgggatCCAGGGTTTgacaattcctaacctgggattacaaatgagtgtagaggCTCAGGATCCcatatttcccccctccccctggaaaTGTCAAAATGCACCATTTGGGCATTTCCAACATGAACCATTTTGACAGCTCATTCTGAAATGACATTCAAAAGGTTTCATTTGATCagaatgaatttttttatttatttttcgtttcagtgaaaaaaaaatgaaaaaaattatgcTTTGATTTGAAACAAacagactttttaatttttatttttccgGGTAAGTCACTGAACTGAACAATCAATTAGTCCCTCAGCTCTGATCTCGATGGCCAGAGGCAGAAGGAATGCCCCAAAGGGAGCAGCAGTGGTCTAAGAAATGAGAGGGATTCAGACAATGGAGGGCAATAGAAGggtgataaaaaaaaatattgtgagtGGGTCAGATGTTCATACCAGAGGCTGAAATGTCCTTGTTTCATCTGCTCTTTGCCCCTGCCAGTCTGGAACGTGTCATTATAATCCTGCCACGAGAGCCGCCACCTGCTCCAACTTTGTTGAGCTCCGGTATGCCAAGGAAGCAGCCCTGAAGGATGCCGTAGCCAATATTGGACCTGTATCCGTCATCATAAATGCGGCAAAGCCTTCGTTTTTCCTGTATAAGTCAGGTACGTTCTCTAAGCTAGAACATCTCCTGCCCAGTGCAGTATGTAGTTTGAAGCAGCGATGCCTTTGCTTTCTGTGGACTGTCTCTTTAAATTTGAATTGGAATGTGGAAGAGGTTGCTATTTGTTCTGCAGCATGTTACTGAGGAGACGTGCACATCGTGCTCTTCCTATGGAGACCTGGCTTTTGTTTCTTGTTATTTCCTGGAATCTTTTGGACCCTCAATACATTGCagtaattataaaacaaaagccCCAGGCGGGTGAAAGCATGTTTTGCGAGTGGCTCCATCACGTGACCGCTTGGTTCAATGTGTGTTACATGTCCCCCTCTGGCAGCTGgctagaggataacagcctagtCCTGCTGGAAGCTAATCTCTTTTTTTCTATACATATGGCATGTCTATACTGCATACCACTGCTGGTGGTGTGCAGGGGAAGTGTAGCTATACACAGCAgcgaaaagcaggctgtgtccgCACTGCGCTGTGTAGCTATGCACAGCAGTGGAAGGTTCTGGCACTGGAGGCAGTGGGAGCTGTCAAAGTTTTCCCCACTACCTCCCGTTGCTGGAGTCGTTCCCTACTGCAGGAAAAGGCCACAGCAGCAGGGAGGTAGCAGCCTAtgacactgctaaaaatagcagtgtagatgggagAGGCCTGCTTGGGCGTGTGGAGAGCCATGTAGTGCATATACCCTAAGGGTTCAGGTGTGTCTTTACTCCTCTAAGccgtctacactgctgtttatacctgTGTGGAGTGTATATAGTCTATACGCTGCCATAAGGAGTGTGCAGTGTGCACATACcctagactggaagctctttggggcagggatgatgtttttgttctgcgtttgtacagtgcctagcgccaTGGTGCTTGGTCTATGTCTGGGGTTGgcaggtgctactgtaacacagattaataataacaacaaatgACCGGAGATGCTCCTTTAGCTCAAAAGGTGATTCAAGGGCTAATGACCCCAGGTTCAAATGCTGCTGGTATCTTACAGGGTGTTATTAAAATAGCACCCCAGTGTGGACCCTTCACTCATGTTAATGTAATGCCAATGCACTGGGGTGGGCAGCAGGGATTGGGACTCCTGGATCTTAACTCATGAGCCTTTCTTGCTGGAGCTAAAAGACCTAACCTGTTTTAGAAAAGGCTGTGGCAGGCTCATCAACCTTTCTGTGGCCCAGGCACCACCAGAGGGAGACAGAATGCCCCACCGAGCGGGCGTGGCTTATATTAAcctgtgctttttaaaatgtgttttgtggGTTGTATTTATCTTCGCCCTAGCGGGCACTGTCCAAAGGCACtgaaacaatttgtacagtgaggATGCTGaaagtcattgaaccaaactgtaaaccctgtatataatgggaaccacttcaagccagggggtgtggcagcatccCCAGCTCCCATGGCACCGTCAGACATTGTGGGGCTAATTTTATGCTGCACCAGACTCAGCTCAGGTCTGCTCTAAAATGGCCTTCAGCCCAGTTCTGGGGTTGAGACGGTTTGTGGGATGATTTAGGCAGCCTTGGGTGTTGCATAAGATATGGCAGCCCAAGTCAAGCTACCCGCTGGGAGCAGCGTCTCACAGACTTGTTGTAGACTCTAACCCCAGCTGGAATGCCCCCTACTCCAGAGCTTCCCGAAGGGGGCCTCCTAAGACAATTTGTGGCTGTCTGACTCGGTTCCTGTTCTGGGGGAATTCTCCCCTGGCTAGATTTGGGGCTTTTAAGGAAACATTGTGTGGGGACCATAGTGGGAGGAAGATTCCTTCCTGGTGTTTACGGGAGTTGGGATACTGAAATAGCTCAAGGGACGGATGGGATAATGGAGGCTTTCATTGCTAGGGAGTAGTTCAGCTGTACCAGTCAGACGTCCTTTTCTAGTTGACATCTCTTTGGTGGCCTATAGAGGGTCTGCATCTAGTTGTTGGGGGAGGTGCCCACCTTACACTAGCCAAGTTGGCCGCCTCAGTAGGAGAGCCAATGATTGTACAGGCCATGAAATTAAACTTTCCAGTGGACAGTGTGCTGCACTGGGGCTTAGGacagctgggttctattcccagggcaagtcactgcctgctctgtgcctcagtgtccccatctgcaCAATGGAGATAATGAGACAGACCCGCTTTGTGACCTATTGACAAAAAGAATTGAGGGATTGTTATTCTTACCCCCTTACAGGAGACCAGGTTGGAGGCATGTTGGTACCATGTGAGTGCTGTTGCTCAAAACAGCTTTACTGAACAGAGAAGTCcctgctgggtttttttcctcccatGTGATCGCACGTTCTTTCCTTCCAGGAGTCTACGATGATCCACGTTGCACTGAAGAGCCAAATCATTCAGTTCTAGTTATTGGCTATGGCACCCTGGATGGGAAGGACTTTTGGCTTGTGAAAAACAGGTAAAAGAAAATCCATCACTGAGCCTTATTTATCTATAGAACAATGTGCTCCTGAGATATGCGTGCGGCATGAGTAAGCTGTGTAGAGCTGTGCAAGTATGTGTCTGTACTAGTGTGAATTGGATGCACTTTGTTAAACAGCTCGAAACgtgaaaatgggggaggggaacccTGCCTATAAAGAAGGATGTTTTATTCTCTTAATGTTTAATTCTGTGTTATTTCTCTTTCCAACAGCTGGGGCATAAAGTTCGGTGACAAAGGGTACATTCGAATGTCCAGGAACAAAGGAAACCAATGTGGGATTGCCAGCTATGGTTTTTATCCACAAATATAGAGGGATGCTCTGCTTCAGAATGCACTCTGGAGAAGTGGTCTGTTAAACTGCTAATCTTAGCCTTGCTGTAATCTAGCTGCTCTGTTGGAGAACAATGTATGGGCTCTAATGGCAAAATCCTCCCATCAGATCCATCTGATGGATCTGAGATAAGCAGTCGAAATGATGAATGTTCGTGATTGGTCTGGTCCAGAATTTGGGCACTTTTAGCTCACTCTCCCTATCCCGCAGGGGTGTTTGTAATTGATTAATGTCTATGCATTGCTTTGCGCATGTGAAGTGCTATTTCAGTGCCAAGTATCGTCACTGCTGCTGTCTCAAAATGTGTTGGAGTGAAGGCCGTGTCACCCGGATATAACTAgtccaggagttggcaacctttcagaagtcgtgtgccgagtcttcatttagtcactctgatttaaggtttcgcatgccagtaatacattataacgtttttagaaggtctctttctagaagtctataatatataactaagctattgttgttgtatgtaaaataaataaggtttttagaatgtttaagaagcttcatttaaaattaaattaaaatgcagagcccccggaccggtggccaggacccgggctgtgtgcgtgccactgaaaatcagctcgtgtgccgcctt contains the following coding sequences:
- the LOC127038374 gene encoding cathepsin S-like produces the protein MKLLVCIFLASLAAAATAHLHTDPTLDNHWELWKKTYGKQYSHKKEEGERRVTWEKNLKLVMLHNLEHSLGLHSYELGMNHLADMTSEEVVALLTGVKVPHRSDRNSTYRPRPGSKVPDSMDWRDKGCVTDVKYQGFCGSSWAFSAVGALEAQVKLKTGKLVSLSTQNLIDCSKAYGNYGCLDGYIPRAFQYIIDNNGIDSDASYPYTAQSGTCHYNPATRAATCSNFVELRYAKEAALKDAVANIGPVSVIINAAKPSFFLYKSGVYDDPRCTEEPNHSVLVIGYGTLDGKDFWLVKNSWGIKFGDKGYIRMSRNKGNQCGIASYGFYPQI